A region of the Calditrichota bacterium genome:
TGCGGTTTCGAGAAGTCGGGCTGAGCCGATCAGCAAGTCTTCCCGGAACGGCGGCGCCATAAGTTGGACTCCGACAGGCAACCCCCGGTCATCGGTTCCGACCGGAATCGAAAGGGCCGGTATGCCTGCAAGGTTGGCGGTTACGGTGAAGATGTCCGAGAGATACATCGCCAGCGGGTCGCTGATGCGCTCGCCGATCTTAAACGCTGTCGTGGGGGTCGTGGGCGTCAAAAGGAGGTCGAACCGGTCGAAGGCGGCGAGCAACTCATCCCGAATGAGCCGCCTCACCTGCTGCGCCTTGCGATAGTAGGCATCGTAGTAACCGCTCGAGAGGACATAGGTGCCGAGCATGATCCGCCGTTTCACCTCCGGACCGAATCCGGCTTGTCGGGAGAGGCGGATCACATCGCCGCTGCTGTTATCCTCTGCCCGCGGCCCGTAGCGCACGCCGTCGTAGCGCGCCAGGTTGGAAGAAGCCTCGGCCGGGGCGATGATGTAATAGACCGGAATGGCGTAGCGTGTTAGAGGCAGGGAGCACGGTTCGACACGGGCTCCGAGCGAACGAAGCCGCTGGCCAGTCTTCTCGACCTCGCGGGCGACTTCGGGGGAGACGCCTTCGCCGGAAAACTCGACCGGCAAGCCGATCCTCAGCCCCGCCGGGTCGATGACGCCGTTCGACGCGCTGGGAACCGGCTGGTCCGAGGAAGTATTGTCTCGCGGA
Encoded here:
- the gatA gene encoding Asp-tRNA(Asn)/Glu-tRNA(Gln) amidotransferase subunit GatA → MNYLTASFDTRQKALARNETSVVALVEAALESAKAKSHLNTFVTLTPELARRQAKRVDDEQMRGKLLPLAGVVLAVKDNIALEGVPLTCASKILAGYESLFTATALERLIDAGAVVIGKTNLDEFAMGSSTENSAFGPALNPCDEARVPGGSSGGSAVAVAAGIATAALGSETGGSVRQPAAFCGLLGLKPTYGRISRYGLVAFGSSLDQIGLFSQSSEEMTHIFEVMAGLDPRDNTSSDQPVPSASNGVIDPAGLRIGLPVEFSGEGVSPEVAREVEKTGQRLRSLGARVEPCSLPLTRYAIPVYYIIAPAEASSNLARYDGVRYGPRAEDNSSGDVIRLSRQAGFGPEVKRRIMLGTYVLSSGYYDAYYRKAQQVRRLIRDELLAAFDRFDLLLTPTTPTTAFKIGERISDPLAMYLSDIFTVTANLAGIPALSIPVGTDDRGLPVGVQLMAPPFREDLLIGSARLLETA